In the Chitinivorax sp. B genome, one interval contains:
- a CDS encoding PilN domain-containing protein, producing the protein MQPVRLDFVRRSGGSLVLGVPLCVIGLGLLTALSMQVASVEQKVEQDKGALWRLRTPDSSQPQGDQQERDKAKDLSVQFARPWDILFSNLEKIEAADVRLTQILPDSGQRTVRLAGEAKTAQALYDYMRRLGTEAGLRQIHLIQQKLDPEADVERFQLQAQWGPK; encoded by the coding sequence ATGCAACCGGTAAGACTAGATTTTGTTCGCCGTAGTGGCGGTTCCTTAGTGCTTGGTGTGCCATTGTGTGTGATAGGGCTGGGATTGTTGACCGCATTGAGCATGCAAGTGGCGTCGGTCGAACAAAAAGTGGAACAAGACAAGGGTGCGCTATGGCGTTTGCGTACACCTGATAGCAGCCAGCCACAAGGTGACCAACAGGAACGAGACAAAGCCAAAGATCTGTCTGTGCAGTTCGCCCGTCCATGGGATATTCTGTTTAGCAATCTCGAAAAGATTGAAGCTGCTGATGTCCGTCTAACCCAGATACTACCTGACAGTGGGCAGCGTACAGTCCGATTGGCGGGCGAAGCCAAGACGGCTCAGGCATTGTATGACTACATGCGCAGATTGGGTACTGAAGCTGGATTGCGGCAAATACATTTGATCCAACAGAAATTGGATCCGGAAGCGGATGTTGAACGCTTCCAACTGCAAGCCCAGTGGGGGCCGAAATGA
- the gspG gene encoding type II secretion system major pseudopilin GspG: MKTKKYQGFTLLELLIALVIIGLLVGVVGPNLFKNLGKSEVTTAKAQIDALSKAIESYRLDTGHFPRNEQGLAVLMQAPTDEPGWRGPYLKKDVPMDPWGHPYQYRSPGENGREFDITSHGKDGRPGGAGDDADLRN, translated from the coding sequence ATGAAAACGAAAAAATATCAAGGCTTTACCCTGCTTGAGCTGTTGATTGCATTGGTGATTATTGGTCTGTTGGTGGGCGTGGTAGGTCCGAATCTATTCAAGAATCTTGGCAAGTCCGAAGTGACGACTGCCAAAGCTCAGATTGATGCTCTGTCAAAAGCGATCGAATCTTATCGCCTTGATACAGGCCATTTTCCTCGTAATGAGCAGGGATTGGCCGTGCTGATGCAGGCACCGACTGACGAACCTGGTTGGCGTGGCCCGTATTTGAAGAAAGATGTTCCAATGGATCCATGGGGGCACCCTTATCAGTATCGTAGTCCTGGTGAGAATGGTCGTGAATTCGATATCACATCTCATGGTAAAGATGGTCGCCCGGGTGGGGCCGGTGACGATGCCGATCTTCGTAACTGA
- a CDS encoding type II secretion system protein, with product MAYMWLVVILLVMSVLLGRTTEMAATQAERDREADLLYVGRLYREAIRSYIERSPGGAKAYPKELADLVQDKRFPQPVRHLRKLYPDPITGSTEWGVLGAPGGGILGIFSKSEKKPYKQTGFVDEEVPFENQQRYSDWKFVAQPVAPQQPNPTTPTPQKPGAPSPPLPPVTPKGGPASLPGDR from the coding sequence ATGGCCTACATGTGGCTGGTTGTAATCCTGCTGGTGATGAGTGTTTTACTGGGGAGAACCACCGAAATGGCGGCGACTCAGGCGGAGCGTGATCGTGAGGCTGATCTGTTATATGTTGGTCGACTGTATCGAGAAGCCATTCGAAGCTATATCGAAAGAAGCCCGGGCGGGGCTAAGGCTTATCCAAAGGAACTGGCTGATCTAGTACAAGATAAGCGGTTCCCACAACCAGTACGTCACCTGCGAAAGCTTTACCCTGATCCGATTACCGGCTCCACTGAGTGGGGCGTATTAGGTGCGCCTGGTGGGGGTATTCTGGGTATTTTTAGCAAGTCAGAGAAAAAGCCATATAAGCAGACAGGTTTTGTTGACGAAGAAGTGCCTTTTGAAAATCAGCAACGTTACAGTGACTGGAAGTTTGTCGCGCAGCCTGTTGCTCCGCAGCAGCCTAATCCAACTACACCCACACCTCAAAAGCCTGGTGCTCCCTCACCACCGTTGCCGCCTGTGACACCCAAGGGTGGTCCGGCAAGCTTACCTGGTGACCGTTGA
- a CDS encoding transporter substrate-binding domain-containing protein — MNHRWFNVLGILVLLIFSPLVRSEVLQTCGGNNEWPPSSYFSKQVKGRVDGYSVDVLRAALAGSNFQVNVVLLPWARCLAQVKTGNGMTIAMGAAFSDKRAEIYDLSRPYLKLTPAYHFWHSHFPLGLQINNGAQFANQTVCILHGANPGPFGLVTGGTDNGATNYEALIGKIARYRCDVLAEYMEVIHGFKRLGHPYVSLPQLRSMPMTWQPRIPIHFLVSRNHPSTKTITALLNRRLAEMEQSGKLESLLKQHM, encoded by the coding sequence ATGAATCATCGTTGGTTCAATGTATTGGGCATCTTGGTACTCCTGATCTTCAGCCCACTGGTACGAAGCGAAGTATTGCAGACCTGCGGTGGGAATAACGAGTGGCCCCCTTCATCCTACTTTTCCAAGCAGGTAAAAGGTCGCGTTGACGGATATTCCGTCGATGTATTGCGTGCAGCATTGGCTGGCAGCAATTTTCAGGTGAATGTTGTACTTCTGCCTTGGGCACGGTGTCTGGCCCAGGTCAAAACCGGCAATGGGATGACTATTGCCATGGGTGCCGCTTTTTCTGACAAACGCGCTGAGATTTACGACCTCTCTCGTCCCTATCTGAAATTGACTCCAGCCTATCATTTCTGGCATAGCCATTTTCCACTTGGTTTACAGATCAACAATGGTGCTCAGTTTGCCAATCAGACTGTTTGTATCCTGCATGGCGCCAATCCGGGACCGTTTGGACTAGTAACAGGGGGCACAGATAATGGGGCAACAAACTACGAGGCTCTGATTGGCAAGATTGCAAGATATCGCTGTGATGTGCTGGCCGAATACATGGAGGTAATCCATGGATTCAAGCGTTTGGGTCACCCTTACGTCAGTCTACCCCAACTACGCAGCATGCCAATGACGTGGCAACCACGTATTCCTATCCATTTTCTGGTGTCGCGCAATCACCCATCAACCAAAACCATTACGGCACTGTTAAATCGGCGCCTGGCGGAAATGGAGCAATCTGGCAAGTTGGAGAGTTTGTTGAAACAACATATGTAA
- a CDS encoding type II secretion system F family protein has protein sequence MSQRFEISALDAQRKLVRLSIDAANAEEAKRGIEMRGMKPLSIESKASGNGLSLSRAPRFDLLLFCRELTALLVAGLPVTESIETLSEKEHRPAIKSILDSVKHSLFQGQTLSQCLASQPDVFPELFVATVRASEHTGELHKSIVRYINYQEQVETLRKRLVSAAIYPAILLVVGGGVCLFLLGYLVPKFSRIYEGLNTDLPTLSRWLLAFGGWLDKNQTSAAVGVAMVVAGIVLISRQPTVRAAVVARAWKSPWLGERLRIFQLARFYRAAGMLLRGGIPLVTSFERVADLLSPALRQPLLKVIAALKQGQPLADTMQREGLTTPVALRLLRVGEKSGQLGDMMEHVATFYDDELARWVDVATKLFEPILMLFMGGFIGLVVLLMYLPIFDLAGGVK, from the coding sequence ATGAGCCAGCGTTTCGAAATCAGTGCATTAGACGCCCAGCGTAAGTTGGTACGTCTTAGCATTGATGCTGCCAATGCTGAAGAGGCCAAGCGCGGCATCGAAATGCGAGGCATGAAACCGCTTTCAATTGAAAGTAAGGCCTCTGGCAATGGATTATCGCTGTCCCGTGCGCCACGTTTTGATTTGTTGCTGTTTTGTCGGGAATTGACTGCGTTGCTCGTGGCAGGTTTACCTGTTACCGAGTCTATCGAAACATTGAGTGAAAAAGAGCACCGGCCTGCCATCAAATCCATTCTGGATAGTGTCAAGCATTCGTTGTTCCAGGGGCAAACATTGTCACAGTGTTTGGCATCTCAACCAGATGTATTCCCCGAGTTGTTTGTGGCTACAGTACGTGCAAGTGAGCACACTGGCGAGCTGCATAAGTCAATTGTTCGATACATTAATTATCAGGAACAAGTTGAAACGCTACGTAAACGATTGGTCAGTGCTGCAATTTATCCGGCAATTCTGCTGGTGGTCGGTGGTGGTGTCTGTTTATTTCTATTGGGGTATCTGGTTCCCAAATTCAGTCGCATTTATGAAGGGCTGAATACTGATTTGCCGACTTTGTCACGTTGGTTGCTGGCATTTGGTGGCTGGCTGGACAAGAATCAAACTAGCGCTGCAGTGGGTGTGGCCATGGTGGTAGCGGGTATTGTGTTGATCTCACGTCAGCCCACTGTTCGGGCTGCGGTGGTGGCCCGTGCATGGAAGAGCCCTTGGTTGGGGGAGCGTTTGCGCATTTTCCAGCTTGCGCGGTTTTATCGCGCGGCAGGTATGTTGTTGCGTGGTGGCATTCCGTTAGTGACATCATTTGAGCGAGTTGCTGATCTGTTAAGCCCAGCACTGCGTCAACCGTTGTTGAAGGTCATTGCCGCACTAAAGCAGGGGCAGCCTTTGGCAGATACCATGCAGCGTGAGGGTTTGACGACACCAGTAGCTCTGCGCTTGTTACGAGTTGGTGAGAAAAGCGGTCAATTAGGTGACATGATGGAACATGTTGCCACGTTTTACGATGATGAATTGGCCCGCTGGGTTGATGTGGCAACCAAGCTGTTTGAGCCGATCCTGATGTTGTTCATGGGGGGCTTCATTGGTTTGGTGGTACTACTGATGTACTTGCCGATTTTTGATCTTGCCGGAGGCGTGAAATGA
- a CDS encoding secretin and TonB N-terminal domain-containing protein, protein MRHWPLAGIGLIALILTGCAGQQAFSDSKQLISQGRTEEGLAALNKVVAEYPDNQEYRAYYIRQRELQADRMVREADNLRVNEQFEAAEQKYRSVLNTFPGHPRAEDGLKRVATDRRHLQLLADAEKAKQGGHVDKARQLLRQALSENSRNTKARKMLSEINTAKHRSDMTPVGPDSPLNALVTLEFQQAPLPAIFDVLSRSTGVNFVFDKDVKLDARATIMAKNTPLSEALNVLLTGQQLTKRVLNDRSVLIYPAQPGRQRELEELRVKTFYLGNVDAKSALGLIKTVVKTRDVFVDDKLNMLVMRDTPEAIAVAEKLLASQDLAEPEVMLEVEVMEISNAKLLELGVNFPEKVTISPAKAITDVGQGLWTIGDLRNSTRDAIRVGNIDPALVINLKNTDGATNTLANPRIRVKNRDKAKIHIGDRVPVITTVSLPNGGGTSESVNYLDVGLKVDVEPLVHLNDEVSIKVGLEVSNIADEVTSKQGLVTYKIGSRTANTSLRLKDGETQVLAGLIRQEDIQSANRFPLLGKLPVLGRLLSSEKSQLNKSELVLMITPRILRNLDIPDINNTEFDSGTEAAVGSESLRLSNRGSEVKVPASGGGEGGFVPQPDMGNQVPVAPPSLPPPAPEPVPAQPVEQPLVESGQNPNKSNKRIQ, encoded by the coding sequence ATGAGGCATTGGCCGCTTGCAGGCATCGGCCTGATCGCCTTGATTTTGACCGGATGTGCGGGTCAACAGGCATTTTCGGACTCCAAGCAATTGATCTCGCAGGGACGGACGGAGGAAGGTCTGGCTGCGTTAAACAAGGTTGTTGCTGAGTATCCAGATAATCAGGAGTACCGCGCGTATTACATTCGTCAACGCGAACTGCAGGCAGACCGTATGGTGCGCGAGGCAGACAATTTGCGTGTGAATGAACAGTTTGAAGCCGCGGAGCAAAAGTACCGGTCTGTACTCAACACCTTTCCTGGGCATCCTCGTGCTGAAGACGGTTTAAAGCGTGTTGCGACCGATCGACGACATTTACAGCTGTTGGCAGACGCTGAAAAAGCCAAACAGGGTGGCCATGTAGACAAAGCACGCCAGTTACTGCGACAAGCTTTATCGGAAAACTCGCGTAATACCAAAGCACGCAAGATGCTGTCAGAAATCAATACCGCCAAGCATCGCAGCGACATGACGCCTGTTGGCCCTGACTCGCCACTGAATGCGTTGGTGACGTTGGAGTTTCAGCAGGCGCCTTTGCCGGCAATCTTCGATGTATTGTCACGTAGCACGGGCGTGAACTTTGTGTTCGACAAGGATGTGAAGCTGGATGCGCGTGCGACCATCATGGCGAAGAACACGCCATTGAGTGAAGCACTGAATGTCCTATTGACCGGGCAGCAGTTGACTAAGCGAGTGTTGAATGACCGTTCGGTATTGATCTATCCGGCCCAACCAGGGCGACAGCGTGAACTTGAAGAGCTGCGGGTCAAAACCTTCTACTTAGGGAATGTCGACGCCAAATCAGCATTAGGTTTGATCAAGACTGTTGTAAAAACACGGGATGTGTTTGTGGATGACAAGCTCAATATGCTGGTCATGCGTGACACACCAGAGGCGATTGCCGTTGCAGAGAAACTGCTGGCATCACAAGATCTGGCCGAGCCAGAAGTGATGCTGGAAGTTGAAGTGATGGAAATCAGTAATGCCAAGTTGTTGGAACTGGGTGTCAATTTCCCAGAAAAAGTTACGATCAGCCCGGCAAAAGCCATTACCGATGTTGGCCAGGGCTTATGGACTATAGGCGATTTGCGCAATTCGACACGGGATGCCATCCGTGTCGGTAACATTGACCCAGCGCTGGTTATTAACCTGAAGAACACTGATGGTGCAACCAATACTTTGGCCAACCCGCGCATTCGGGTGAAGAATCGTGATAAGGCCAAAATCCATATTGGTGATCGAGTGCCGGTCATCACGACGGTTTCGTTACCTAATGGCGGTGGCACATCCGAATCGGTGAATTATCTGGATGTAGGCCTGAAAGTAGATGTCGAGCCGCTGGTGCACCTGAACGATGAGGTCAGCATCAAGGTTGGGCTGGAGGTCAGCAACATTGCCGATGAAGTGACCAGCAAGCAAGGCTTGGTTACCTACAAGATCGGTTCTCGTACTGCGAATACTTCGCTACGTCTGAAGGATGGTGAGACGCAGGTACTGGCAGGGTTGATTCGTCAGGAAGATATTCAATCTGCCAATCGATTCCCGTTGCTGGGTAAATTACCTGTACTGGGGCGTTTATTGTCCAGCGAGAAGAGCCAACTGAACAAATCGGAACTAGTTCTGATGATTACGCCACGGATCTTGCGAAATCTGGATATTCCGGACATCAACAATACTGAATTTGATAGTGGTACTGAAGCGGCTGTGGGGAGTGAATCATTGCGTTTGAGCAATCGCGGTAGCGAAGTCAAGGTACCTGCAAGTGGTGGTGGAGAAGGTGGATTTGTACCACAGCCTGATATGGGAAATCAGGTGCCAGTCGCACCGCCTTCATTACCGCCCCCAGCTCCCGAACCAGTTCCAGCCCAGCCGGTGGAGCAACCACTGGTGGAAAGCGGGCAAAATCCGAACAAGAGCAATAAGAGGATTCAATGA
- a CDS encoding RICIN domain-containing protein has translation PTPTPTPTPTPNGQVCFFEHIHYQGGRFCSGVGVFEVPASWARMVSSVKVPSGLTVELFDQSRQQGNRLTLRTDDANLVLRNYNDKMMSFKVAGGGPTPTPTPQPLAKCETSFTLSGEFTITNKLSGTKLVPAGDITMSPLVVWNDGNATRWKLERNVEGFVYLMSKATGLALDLNGSTKHKVGGESIMYPLHRGVNQQWCPMPADGGTYYLVSRYSGFPLGITAGQDGTPVIQQAMGSSDGLKWTFAVRSFQ, from the coding sequence CACCCACACCCACACCCACACCCACACCCACACCCAATGGTCAAGTTTGCTTCTTTGAGCATATCCATTATCAGGGCGGTCGCTTTTGTAGTGGGGTAGGAGTATTTGAAGTGCCTGCTAGCTGGGCGAGAATGGTGTCCTCGGTCAAAGTGCCATCGGGTTTAACTGTTGAGCTATTTGATCAATCGCGACAGCAAGGAAATAGACTGACACTTCGTACTGATGATGCCAACTTGGTGTTACGTAACTACAACGACAAAATGATGTCGTTCAAGGTTGCCGGTGGTGGGCCTACTCCGACACCTACGCCGCAACCCTTGGCAAAGTGTGAAACCAGCTTCACTTTGTCCGGTGAATTTACGATCACCAACAAGTTGAGTGGCACCAAACTAGTACCGGCTGGTGATATAACAATGTCACCCTTGGTTGTCTGGAATGATGGGAATGCCACACGCTGGAAACTGGAGCGCAATGTTGAGGGGTTTGTATATTTGATGTCCAAGGCAACTGGCCTAGCGCTGGATCTCAATGGTTCAACTAAGCATAAGGTTGGTGGTGAATCCATCATGTACCCCCTGCATCGTGGAGTGAATCAACAATGGTGCCCGATGCCTGCGGACGGTGGTACCTATTATTTGGTGTCTCGCTATAGTGGTTTCCCATTGGGCATCACTGCAGGCCAGGATGGTACGCCAGTCATTCAACAAGCCATGGGCTCCAGTGATGGTTTGAAATGGACGTTTGCTGTGCGCTCTTTCCAGTAA
- a CDS encoding TerC family protein: MAFIEVIWLGKPLWMWLMFLAIVMALLVFDLWLLHKEDHEIGVKESLGLSAFYITGGLLFGAWVWWYMGAAAGMDFYTGFLVEKSLSLDNVFVISLIFGFFAIPRIYQHRVLFWGILGVIVLRALMIGVGATLVSQYGWVLYLFGAFLIYTGIKMLITDESAQDFNQNPILKFLKSHMRVTKDLHDQHFLIKAPHPQQSDKLVWWATPLLLALFMVELVDLVFAVDSVPAIFAITTDPFIVYTSNIFAILGLRALYFALAAIIHRFHYLKYALALVLVFIGAKIFLGDFVFGGKVPALLSLSVTLVLLAGGILFSLWKTRGDEVKSS, encoded by the coding sequence ATGGCGTTCATTGAGGTTATATGGCTGGGCAAGCCTTTGTGGATGTGGTTAATGTTTCTTGCAATTGTCATGGCATTGCTGGTATTTGACCTGTGGCTATTACACAAAGAGGATCATGAAATTGGTGTAAAGGAAAGCCTGGGGCTGTCCGCGTTTTACATCACCGGTGGTTTACTGTTTGGTGCCTGGGTATGGTGGTATATGGGAGCGGCTGCAGGGATGGATTTCTATACGGGCTTCCTGGTGGAGAAAAGTCTGTCACTTGATAACGTGTTTGTGATCTCGTTGATTTTCGGTTTCTTTGCCATTCCGCGTATTTACCAGCATCGTGTGTTGTTTTGGGGTATCTTGGGCGTGATTGTGCTACGCGCACTGATGATTGGTGTCGGGGCAACGTTGGTATCGCAATATGGCTGGGTACTGTATTTGTTCGGTGCTTTTCTGATTTATACCGGGATCAAAATGCTGATCACAGATGAGTCAGCGCAGGATTTCAACCAGAATCCGATCCTGAAGTTCCTGAAAAGTCATATGCGTGTTACCAAGGACCTGCATGATCAGCATTTCCTGATCAAGGCACCGCATCCCCAGCAATCAGATAAGCTGGTGTGGTGGGCGACACCGCTGTTGCTGGCGCTGTTTATGGTGGAACTGGTGGACTTGGTGTTTGCCGTGGACAGCGTGCCAGCGATCTTCGCCATCACGACCGATCCGTTTATTGTCTATACCTCCAACATTTTTGCGATTCTGGGGTTGCGTGCGCTGTATTTCGCTTTGGCGGCGATTATCCATCGTTTCCATTATCTGAAATACGCGTTAGCGCTGGTGCTGGTGTTCATCGGGGCAAAGATTTTCCTGGGTGATTTTGTGTTCGGGGGTAAGGTACCTGCGCTGTTGTCGCTGAGTGTGACCCTGGTATTGCTGGCAGGGGGTATTTTGTTCTCGCTCTGGAAGACACGTGGTGACGAAGTCAAATCAAGCTGA
- a CDS encoding GspE/PulE family protein — MTARIPSDLMRPRFSPTELQQARQEAEAEGKHLLDILVAKSQQPPEVVRYALAQTLRIPQVPATKLDDLEPDFSKLPFTEALARQCLPVRRKDRIVAIVADPLQPGLMAWLEHKLDGAYQLALTDGERLAARFAALEDGRRAIDGVLQSSQGGGKRGEHVEVISLQSIAEESGAAVRLVNSTLYDALKSGASDIHLESEPEGLSIKYRIDGVLSAINKIGGVDLAEQVISRLKVMSELDIAERRVPQDGRFKAMILGREVDFRVSVMPSIHGEDAVLRVLDKQAVTSQMTGLSLDSLGFDAQTKQIIRDLAIEPYGMLLVTGPTGSGKTTTLYAALSEINNGEDKIITIEDPVEYQLPGILQIPVNEKKGLTFARGLRSVLRHDPDKIMVGEIRDPETAQIAVQAALTGHLVLTTVHANSVFDVISRFLYMEVDPYSLVAALNGVLGQRLVRRVCPHCSTLYRPPSDLLVASRFQPDWLPKFQFRMGKGCSHCRGSGYLGRIAIAEILSLNDELRELILCKAPMSELKQAARRNGTRQLREVALAAVARGETTLQEINRVTFIR, encoded by the coding sequence ATGACCGCCCGTATCCCGTCCGACCTGATGCGCCCGCGTTTTTCGCCTACTGAGCTACAGCAAGCTCGACAGGAAGCCGAGGCTGAAGGCAAGCATTTGCTTGATATCCTGGTCGCAAAATCACAGCAGCCACCAGAAGTTGTCCGATATGCCCTAGCTCAAACGCTGCGTATTCCCCAAGTTCCCGCGACTAAGCTTGACGATTTGGAGCCTGACTTCAGTAAGCTACCCTTTACTGAAGCCTTGGCCCGGCAATGTCTGCCCGTCCGCAGGAAGGATCGGATCGTGGCAATTGTGGCCGATCCGCTTCAGCCTGGTTTGATGGCTTGGCTTGAGCATAAATTGGATGGTGCTTATCAGCTGGCCTTGACGGATGGTGAGCGTCTGGCGGCGCGATTTGCTGCACTGGAAGATGGTCGTCGTGCAATTGATGGCGTGTTGCAATCATCTCAAGGGGGTGGCAAGCGGGGCGAACACGTTGAAGTGATCTCGCTACAAAGCATCGCCGAAGAATCTGGCGCCGCAGTACGCTTGGTCAACTCAACGCTGTATGACGCACTGAAGAGTGGCGCCAGTGACATTCATTTGGAGAGCGAACCGGAAGGGTTGTCCATTAAATATCGTATTGATGGTGTGTTAAGTGCCATCAATAAGATTGGGGGCGTCGATCTGGCGGAGCAGGTTATTTCTCGATTAAAGGTTATGTCTGAACTGGATATCGCGGAGCGACGTGTACCACAGGATGGTCGTTTCAAAGCAATGATTCTGGGGCGCGAGGTGGATTTTCGTGTCTCGGTCATGCCGAGCATTCATGGCGAGGATGCGGTGCTGCGTGTTCTCGACAAACAAGCCGTCACAAGTCAAATGACAGGCTTAAGCCTGGATAGCCTGGGTTTTGATGCCCAGACCAAGCAAATCATTCGGGATTTAGCCATTGAGCCATATGGCATGCTGCTTGTAACAGGGCCAACAGGATCAGGTAAGACTACGACACTCTACGCAGCGCTTTCTGAAATCAACAATGGTGAAGACAAGATCATCACGATTGAAGATCCTGTTGAGTATCAGTTACCCGGCATATTGCAGATACCAGTCAACGAGAAAAAAGGCCTGACTTTTGCTCGGGGGTTGCGGTCTGTATTGCGCCATGATCCTGATAAGATCATGGTTGGTGAGATTCGTGACCCTGAAACCGCACAAATAGCTGTGCAGGCTGCATTGACGGGCCATTTGGTATTGACCACGGTGCATGCCAACAGCGTCTTTGATGTTATCAGCCGATTTCTGTATATGGAGGTTGATCCATACAGCCTAGTTGCTGCTTTGAATGGTGTATTGGGGCAGCGCTTGGTTCGGCGGGTCTGCCCACACTGCTCAACACTATATCGCCCACCATCAGATTTGCTGGTGGCTTCCCGGTTTCAGCCGGATTGGCTACCTAAGTTTCAGTTCCGAATGGGTAAAGGTTGTTCTCATTGCCGTGGTTCGGGTTATTTGGGGCGAATTGCCATTGCGGAAATCTTAAGTTTGAACGATGAGTTACGCGAATTGATTTTATGTAAGGCACCAATGAGTGAGTTGAAGCAGGCTGCGCGCCGGAATGGTACACGTCAGTTGCGAGAGGTTGCATTGGCCGCAGTGGCACGAGGGGAAACGACTTTGCAGGAGATCAATCGTGTTACGTTTATCCGCTGA
- a CDS encoding type II secretion system protein translates to MKKRMGFTLIEMLVTLTLLAILASAALPLTQMNARRSKEQELKASLREIREAIDAYKKASDEGRVEKKADGNGYPTNLQLLVDGVDDKKSPQKKKLYFLRRIPRDPFFPDSAAPAASTWGYRSYASPPDEPRAGDDVYDVYSLSPDKGMNGIPYRIW, encoded by the coding sequence ATGAAAAAGCGGATGGGCTTTACGCTCATCGAGATGCTGGTAACGCTGACCTTGCTCGCTATTCTGGCCAGCGCAGCGTTGCCACTGACGCAAATGAATGCCCGCCGCTCAAAGGAGCAGGAGCTGAAGGCGTCCTTGCGCGAGATCCGTGAAGCTATCGACGCTTACAAAAAAGCATCAGATGAAGGGCGGGTAGAGAAAAAGGCTGACGGAAATGGTTATCCAACCAATCTGCAGTTGCTGGTGGATGGTGTGGACGACAAAAAATCGCCACAGAAGAAAAAGCTGTATTTTTTGAGACGAATTCCACGTGACCCTTTCTTCCCAGATTCTGCAGCTCCTGCAGCCTCAACCTGGGGTTATCGTAGCTATGCCAGCCCACCGGACGAACCGCGGGCTGGGGACGATGTGTATGATGTGTATTCGCTGAGCCCTGACAAAGGCATGAATGGCATACCCTACCGGATCTGGTGA
- a CDS encoding PaaI family thioesterase, whose product MKSLPIPDGFEPFIGASPFVRHLGEVFVSYEGDCRVLAVRIAPHHHNMHGVAHGGMLLTLADTALGINLSTSQEPPVSVVTANLSAEFLEPARPLDWVEAHVEILRTGKRLAFAEVRLSTAGRLLLRASATFAVVASIRPEPSDG is encoded by the coding sequence ATGAAATCATTGCCCATTCCTGATGGTTTCGAACCATTTATTGGCGCCAGCCCATTTGTTCGCCATTTGGGTGAGGTATTTGTCAGCTACGAAGGGGATTGTCGAGTGTTGGCAGTACGTATAGCGCCGCACCATCACAACATGCATGGTGTCGCGCATGGTGGCATGTTGCTGACATTGGCTGATACGGCATTAGGTATCAATTTATCAACCTCGCAAGAACCGCCTGTTTCTGTAGTAACGGCCAACCTGAGTGCAGAGTTTCTTGAGCCAGCGAGACCACTTGATTGGGTGGAGGCGCACGTTGAGATTTTACGGACGGGTAAACGATTAGCTTTTGCTGAAGTGCGCTTGAGTACTGCCGGCCGGTTACTATTGCGCGCCAGTGCCACTTTTGCCGTGGTGGCATCTATCAGGCCCGAGCCATCTGACGGGTGA
- a CDS encoding prepilin-type N-terminal cleavage/methylation domain-containing protein: MRIRGFTLLELLIAMAIIATFLTLVTPRYTNSVDQAKETVLRDNLNTLRKAIDQFRGDVGRYPDRLEELVERKYLRDVPLDPMTESRSTWKITPPSGEEKGFVADVHSSAGGSSRDGSAYASW, encoded by the coding sequence ATGCGAATTCGCGGCTTTACCTTACTGGAATTGTTAATCGCAATGGCTATCATTGCGACGTTTCTGACATTGGTAACGCCACGCTATACCAATAGTGTGGATCAAGCCAAGGAAACGGTGTTACGCGATAATCTCAATACTCTTCGTAAGGCAATTGATCAGTTCAGGGGTGATGTCGGACGTTATCCCGATCGTTTGGAGGAGCTGGTTGAGCGCAAATATTTGCGTGATGTGCCGTTGGATCCGATGACGGAAAGCCGTTCTACTTGGAAGATCACTCCGCCAAGTGGCGAGGAAAAAGGTTTTGTTGCCGATGTACATAGCAGTGCAGGCGGCTCGTCACGCGATGGTTCCGCATATGCAAGCTGGTAG